In Ovis canadensis isolate MfBH-ARS-UI-01 breed Bighorn chromosome 3, ARS-UI_OviCan_v2, whole genome shotgun sequence, one DNA window encodes the following:
- the SEC16A gene encoding protein transport protein Sec16A isoform X2 has translation MQPPPQAVPSGVVRPPPSGSPQTMFWSNSPYRRQAGSHTPMAPITCPLQPVTDPFAFSRQALQSTSLGGSSKSSPPILQGPPPPSSLQRAGLPVPHTNTGDSSQGPCEPLPGPPVQPRADASPFPGAPMPSASHGPETNRSAKAPGPEPELPNPPYPPQYIPAVGSSGSRGGLPQGHVPQPDRPLSRPSPPDSAAPPAALPLPPQPCQQVPGQWGPGQGGPRPPGQQYWPGPEGPPQIPGPHASSVTHFPPLSSLHQHPGHEQLGPPASLPGPSASDGRNEAVCLPSGDHSANSFDPESAFRQNSRVGNARANQELRSSPGVNREQLSGLVAVSPLAQGNGLESHSHCSPGARGAWTPLEAGSGALAMFFKGGETENEENLSLETAGSAGQADVDGFCLGQLPAHVGAGGAHQAFPRGSSGEPTQLGGEPQPYFPQSAGSPHEKAASKVATVDVWADTARAGAQYENVENLEFVQNQEVLPSEPLSMDPSSPGDLLRCGPLPGPAGPRLGAVGPVGGGGLNLEALDMTARPARSDSVSSGYSGKSHRGLPGARLRDSGTFIQQEVGKPEDESPGRFFKQIDSSPVGGETDETSSQNYLGSLSQPSTPSPPKPTGVFQTSANSSFEPVKSHLVGVKPVEADRANVVGEVRGPSARQQHRAAAATPDAAPGNLEQPPDNMETLFPPQRCVPPLATPLEAGRGLLQATGPPLETVLPTPEKRPSTRVQGPVKCESPATTLWAQNELPDFGGNVLLAPAAPVLHVPVKPQPPEAIQPPDAGAARQVGSGGQSGGGLGASENLENPPQLGEEEALPPQAGPSYASLLSSPPAESLQNQPILIAQPDQSYRLAQPVSVSQSLPNPDEKAPSWRDSSVGDKPIVSGRAAGGDPGENVPLSGMPASSLICSPLPNHLAQSPFPQVSGTYDMVSNQAANLLVQPHSHPNALLPEGQKVHNAESVPPEEVPSPAGGAGLVLVPPASSTSLPDNSKPGLRGRRDGASGALDFMFGRTLENPAGVYSLAHVDGPASVQQPAASRRPPGPGANTSDRFYQQVMKEAHDQPGAERAQQELALPLPAPQGPRAVLPEPSNPGSPPVQAQPADPARPASPAPADAGQQLLPRPPRSSSASVVSTSSGQAAPRPDQQWLQPPPPDLASYFYYRPLYDGYQPPYPYSAYPPDPGPATHYYQDIYGLYDPRYRPCDSAAYMDPCRYPEPERPSSRASHCSDRPAARQAYPEGYYNSKSGWSSQSDYYAGCYSSQYDYRDPGRWDRLYYSSRFRDPRSYDRRYWHDAEYDSCRKEGYACGDRPEKYDDRYRYDPRFTGSFDDEPEPPRDPYGEEADRRSEHSEHSARSLRSAPSLQSRRSSFSAHSQQSQVYRSHNVPSGSYEVPPPPGSFHGDYAYGPYGSDFHGAPGFPEYGYPTEASWPSVEQAPSRPSSPEKFSVPHVCARFGPGGQLIKVIPNLPSEGQPALVEIHSMETLLQHTPEQEEMRAFPGPLGKDDTHKVDVINFAQNKATKCLQNENLIDKESASLLWSFIVLLCRQNGTVVGTDIAELLLRDHQTVWLPGKSPNEANLIDFTNEAMEQVEEEESGEAQLSFLTDSQAASTLEKDTERFRELLLYGRKKDALESAMKSGLWGHALLLASKMDSRTHARVMTRFANSLPINDPLQTVYQLMSGRMPAASTCCGDEKWGDWRPHLAMILSNLSSNVDVESRAVAAMGDTLASKGLLDAAHFCYLMAQVGFGVYTKKTTKLVLIGSNHSLPFSKFATNEAIQRTEAYEYAQSLGAQACSPPSFQVFKFIYCCRLAEMGLAAQAFHYCEAIAKSVLAQPHRHSPVLLRQLVQVASQLRLFDPQLKEKPEEEASAEPAWLVQLQLVERRVEEGAVAWRQDGACPQRCPSSPSPEVGPPDGPGPTQPAGLGADDPLPAPPAPSTKLFSQDVRQLPSAPSALPAGPAAIPTQVPMFPVPLPAPVELEPVHGPPGAVPGFQEPSGPDPVALYPGPGVPPLQETDCLLPEARSADAGAVPQETPGRSSLSEPGEEEFGGNFANTGSFRTSPGSEAPPQALQPPAPLTPAPEVQRPVQATKKESKEPKKSSESWFSRWLPVKKRTEAYLPDDKNKSIVWDEKKNRWVDVNEPEEEKKAPPPPPTALPKAPQAAHPVPGGPPRPTVNIYSRKAAGTRARYVDVLNPGGPQRSEPTLAPTDLFAPLAPLPIPAHLLGPNADAEEVPSPEAASREGPARSEPASDPKVFGPAVALLPGPELPASGLDGPQGGEAPGALTPAGAPPGAGVPFYNPAQFAQAPAASGSSRTGRIGQRKYPALS, from the exons ATGCAGCCGCCGCCCCAGGCCGTCCCTTCGGGCGTGGTCCGGCCGCCTCCGTCGGGGAGTCCTCAGACCATGTTCTGGTCTAACAGCCCTTATAGGAGACAGGCCGGCAGTCACACTCCGATGGCCCCGATAACCTGCCCACTGCAGCCAGTGACagatccttttgctttcagtcgaCAGGCTCTCCAGAGTACATCGCTGGGCGGTTCGTCTAAAAGCAGCCCGCCCATTTTGCAAGGCCCACCCCCGCCATCATCCCTGCAGCGTGCTGGTCTGCCCGTGCCTCACACAAACACTGGGGACAGCTCCCAAGGGCCCTGCGAACCTCTGCCAGGGCCTCCGGTGCAGCCCAGGGCAGATGCCAGCCCATTTCCCGGGGCGCCGATGCCCTCGGCCTCACATGGGCCCGAGACGAACAGGAGTGCCAAGGCTCCCGGCCCAGAGCCTGAGCTCCCGAACCCGCCGTACCCTCCACAGTACATTCCAGCAGTGGGGTCCAGTGGCTCTCGCGGGGGCCTTCCGCAGGGGCACGTGCCTCAGCCTGACAGACCCCTGAGCCGGCCGAGCCCCCCCGACAGTGCCGCACCCCCAGCAGCACTCCCGCTCCCCCCTCAGCCCTGCCAGCAAGTGCCTGGGCAGtgggggccagggcagggaggCCCACGGCCCCCGGGTCAGCAGTACTGGCCTGGCCCAGAGGGACCCCCGCAGATCCCAGGGCCCCACGCCTCCAGCGTCACCCACTTTCCCCCTCTGTCCAGCCTGCATCAGCATCCTGGCCACGAGCAGCTCGGCCCCCCGGCATCCTTACCAGGACCCTCAGCCAGTGACGGAAGAAACGAGGCCGTCTGCCTGCCCAGTGGAGACCACTCAGCAAATAGCTTTGATCCAGAGAGCGCGTTCAGGCAGAATTCCAGAGTTGGAAATGCTCGGGCAAACCAGGAGCTCAGGTCGAGTCCTGGAGTGAACAGAGAGCAGCTGTCGGGCCTGGTTGCCGTTAGCCCGCTCGCTCAGGGAAACGGCCTGGAAAGCCACTCGCACTGCTCGCCGGGGGCCAGGGGTGCCTGGACCCCACTGGAGGCGGGCTCGGGTGCACTCGCCATGTTTTTCaaaggaggagagacagagaatgaaGAGAACCTCTCGTTGGAAACAGCGGGCTCTGCCGGGCAGGCCGACGTGGACGGTTTCTGCCTCGGCCAGCTTCCCGCACATGTGGGCGCAGGAGGCGCTCACCAGGCCTTTCCCAGAGGCTCCAGCGGCGAGCCCACGCAGCTGGGGGGGGAGCCACAGCCTTACTTCCCTCAGTCTGCAGGTAGCCCTCACGAGAAAGCAGCCTCTAAGGTGGCCACCGTGGATGTGTGGGCGGACACGGCCCGTGCAGGGGCTCAGTACGAGAATGTTGAGAACCTGGAGTTCGTTCAGAACCAGGAAGTTCTGCCGAGCGAGCCCCTCAGCATGGATCCTTCCTCCCCAGGCGATCTGCTCAGGTGCGGGCCCCTTCCTGGCCCAGCTGGCCCCAGGCTCGGTGCGGTGGGCCCTGTGGGAGGCGGGGGCCTGAATCTCGAGGCCCTGGATATGACAGCGCGCCCTGCACGGTCTGACAGCGTGTCGTCCGGTTACAGCGGCAAGAGCCACCGGGGCCTTCCAGGTGCCAGGCTCCGCGACTCGGGTACCTTCATTCAACAGGAAGTGGGAAAACCTGAGGATGAGTCTCCAGGGAGGTTTTTTAAGCAGATCGATTCTTCTCCTGTCGGCGGCGAGACAGACGAGACCAGCAGCCAGAACTACCTTGGCAGCCTGTCCCAGCCCTCGACCCCAAGCCCCCCAAAACCTACGGGGGTGTTTCAGACGAGTGCAAACAGTTCTTTTGAACCCGTGAAATCGCACTTGGTTGGAGTAAAGCCCGTTGAGGCAGATCGCGCCAATGTGGTGGGGGAGGTGAGGGGGCCCAGTGCCCGCCAGCAGCACAGGGCCGCCGCTGCCACGCCTGATGCCGCCCCTGGCAACCTGGAGCAGCCCCCCGACAACATGGAGACCCTCTTCCCGCCACAGCGCTGTGTGCCACCTCTCGCCACCCCCCTGGAGGCCGGACGTGGGCTTCTGCAGGCCACGGGGCCGCCCTTGGAAACGGTGCTGCCAACACCCGAGAAGAGGCCCTCGACCAGGGTGCAGGGGCCTGTGAAGTGTGAGAGCCCCGCAACGACCCTGTGGGCACAGAACGAGCTCCCAGATTTTGGGGGCAATGTCCTTCTGGCCCCAGCGGCTCCCGTGCTTCACGTGCCAGTGAAACCTCAGCCGCCTGAAGCGATCCAGCCCCCAGACGCGGGGGCGGCGCGGCAGGTGGGCTCTGGCGGGCAGAGTGGGGGTGGCCTTGGCGCTTCTGAGAACCTGGAGAACCCTCCGCAGCTTGGCGAAGAGGAGGCCCTCCCGCCGCAGGCTGGCCCCAGCTATGCCAGCCTGTTGTCCTCCCCACCCGCTGAGTCTTTGCAGAATCAGCCCATCTTGATCGCCCAGCCCGATCAAAGCTATCGGCTGGCTCAGCCTGTCAGCGTTTCTCAGTCCTTACCGAATCCTGACGAGAAGGCTCCGTCCTGGAGAGACTCTTCGGTGGGAGATAAGCCCATAGTCAGCGGCCGGGCTGCCGGGGGTGATCCTGGAGAGAATGTACCTTTGTCTGGGATGCCAGCTAGCTCTCTCATCTGCTCGCCTCTGCCTAACCATCTGGCTCAGAGTCCTTTTCCACAAGTTTCTGGTACCTATGACATGGTTTCTAATCAAGCTGCTAATTTGCTGGTTCAACCGCACTCTCATCCAAATGCCTTGCTTCCAGAAGGTCAGAAGGTCCACAACGCAGAGAGTGTGCCTCCTGAGGAGGTGCCCAGTCCTGCGGGGGGTGCAGGCCTGGTGTTAGTGCCGCCTGCAAGTAGCACCTCCCTGCCTGAcaacagcaagccaggcctccgtGGCAGGCGGGACGGAGCTTCGGGAGCCCTGGACTTCATGTTTGGTAGGACTTTGGAAAATCCTGCAGGAGTGTACAGCCTGGCCCACGTGGATGGCCCAGCCTCTGTTCAGCAGCCCGCTGCCAGTCGTCGGCCGCCTGGGCCTGGGGCGAACACCTCGGACCGTTTCTATCAGCAGGTGATGAAAGAGGCTCATGACCAGCCTGGTGCAGAGAGAGCCCAGCAGGAGCTGGCACTGCCACTGCCTGCTCCACAAGGGCCCAGAGCAGTGCTTCCAGAGCCGTCAAACCCGGGGAGTCCCCCGGTGCAGGCACAGCCTGCAGACCCGGCCCGGCCCGCAAGCCCAGCTCCTGCTGACGCGGGTCAGCAGCTGCTGCCCCGGCCGCCTCGGTCCTCCAGCGCCTCTGTTGTGTCCACCAGCTCGGGCCAGGCGGCCCCACGGCCCGACCAGCAGTGGCTGCAGCCCCCGCCTCCCGACCTGGCGTCATACTTCTACTACAGGCCCCTGTATGACGGCTACCAGCCCCCGTACCCGTACTCCGCATACCCGCCGGACCCTGGCCCAGCCACCCACTATTACCAG GACATCTATGGCCTCTACGACCCCAGGTACAGGCCCTGTGACAGCGCTGCCTACATGGATCCCTGCCGCTACCCCGAGCCCGAGCGGCCCAGCTCCCGGGCCAGTCACTGCTCCGACCGCCCGGCCGCCAG GCAAGCGTATCCTGAAGGTTACTATAATTCCAAAAGCGGATGGAGCAGTCAGAGTGATTACTACGCAGGTTGCTATTCCAGCCAGTACGATTACAGAG ACCCAGGTCGCTGGGATCGGCTCTACTACAGCTCCCGGTTCAGGGACCCCCGTTCCTATGACCGGAGGTACTGGCACGACGCGGAGTACGACTCGTGCAGGAAGGAGGGCTATGCCTGTGGCGACAG GCCCGAGAAATACGACGACCGCTACAGGTATGACCCCCGCTTTACCGGGAGCTTTGACGATGAGCCCGAGCCACCCCGGGACCCTTACGGGGAGGAGGCAGACCGGCGCAGCGAGCACAGTGAGCATTCGGCACGGAGCCTGCGCAGTGCGCCCAGCCTGCAGAGCCGCCGCAGCAGCTTCAGCGCCCACTCCCAACAG AGTCAGGTGTACCGGAGTCACAACGTGCCCTCCGGGTCCTACGAGGTGCCCCCGCCGCCGGGCTCCTTCCATGGCGATTACGCCTACGGCCCCTACGGGAGCGACTTCCACGGCGCGCCAGGCTTTCCAGAGTACGGCTACCCCACCGAGGCCAGCTGGCCCTCCGTGGAGCAAG CTCCGTCGAGACCCTCTTCTCCCGAGAAGTTCTCGGTGCCTCACGTCTGTGCCAGGTTTGGTCCTGGGGGCCAGCTCATCAAAGTGATTCCAAACCTGCCTTCAGAAGGACAGCCTGCACTGGTTGAAATTCACAGCATGGAG ACCTTGCTGCAGCACACACCGGAGCAGGAGGAGATGCGGGCCTTCCCAGGACCTCTCGGCAA AGATGACACCCATAAAGTGGATGTTATTAATTTTGCACAGAACAAGGCTACAAAGTGTTTGCAGAATGAAAATTTAATAGACAAAGAGTCTGCGAGTCTCCTCTGGAGCTTTATCGTCCTGCTGTGCAGGCAGAACGGG ACCGTGGTGGGCACAGACATTGCAGAGCTCTTGTTACGAGACCACCAAACCGTTTGGCTTCCTGGGAAGTCGCCGAATGAGGCCAACCTGATCGATTTCACCAACGAGGCCATGGagcaggtggaggaggaggagtccGGCGAGGCCCAGCTCTCGTTCCTCACGGACAGTCAGGCCGCCAGCACCCTCGAGAAGGACACGGAGCGGTTCCGGGAGCTGCTGCTCTACGGCCGCAAGAAG GACGCCTTAGAGTCTGCAATGAAGAGCGGCTTATGGGGTCACGCCTTGTTACTCGCCAGTAAGATGGACAGCCGGACACACGCCAGAGTCATGACTAG GTTCGCCAACAGCCTTCCGATAAACGACCCCCTGCAGACCGTCTACCAGCTGATGTCAGGGCGGATGCCGGCCGCGTCCACG TGCTGTGGGGATGAGAAGTGGGGAGACTGGCGGCCACACCTGGCCATGATCTTGTCCAACCTGAGCAGCAACGTGGACGTGGAGTCTCGAGCCGTGGCCGCGATGGGCGACACCCTGG CCTCCAAAGGGCTCCTCGACGCCGCGCACTTCTGCTACCTCATGGCCCAGGTCGGATTTGGGGTGTACACCAAAAAGACCACAAAGCTCGTCTTAATTGGGTCAAACCACAG TTTGCCATTTTCAAAGTTCGCGACCAACGAAGCGATCCAGAGGACAGAAGCCTATGAGTACGCGCAGTCCCTGGGGGCGCAGGCCTGCTCCCCTCCCAGCTTCCAG gTGTTCAAGTTCATCTACTGCTGCCGCTTGGCCGAGATGGGGCTGGCCGCGCAGGCCTTCCACTACTGCGAGGCGATCGCCAAGAGTGTCCTGGCGCAGCCCCACAGACACTCGCCGGTGCTGCTCCGCCAGCTGGTGCAG GTCGCCTCCCAGTTGCGCCTCTTTGACCCTCAGCTAAAGGAGAAGCCGGAGGAGGAGGCGTCTGCAGAGCCCGCCTGGCTGGTCCAGCTGCAGCTCGTGGAGAGACGGGTTGAG GAGGGCGCTGTGGCCTGGAGGCAGGACGGAGCCTGCCCCCAGCGCTGCCCCAGCTCACCGAGCCCTGAGGTGGGGCCCCCTGATGGCCCGGGACCCACCCAGCCAGCGGGCCTGGGCGCCGACGACCCGCTGCCGGCCCCGCCGGCGCCCAGCACCAAGCTCTTCAGCCAGGACGTGCGGCAGCTGCCCTCAG ctccttcgGCGCTCCCCGCTGGCCCAGCGGCCATCCCCACGCAGGTGCCCATGTTCCCTGTGCCGCTGCCGGCTCCTGTTGAGCTAGAGCCTGTGCACGGCCCCCCAGGGGCTGTACCTGGCTTTCAAGAGCCCTCTGGGCCTGACCCTGTGGCCCTGTATCCTGGACCTGGGGTGCCACCTCTCCAGGAGACAGACTGCCTGCTCCCGGAGGCCAGGAGCGCGGACGCAG GGGCAGTGCCGCAGGAGACGCCCGGCAGAAGCTCGCTTTCGGAGCCGGGAGAGGAGGAGTTTGGTGGGAACTTTGCTAATACG GGCTCCTTCAGGACCTCGCCGGGTTCCGAGGCGCCGCCGCAGGCCCTGCAGCCACCTGCACCGCTGACGCCCGCGCCCGAGGTGCAGAGACCTGTCCAGGCCACCAAGAAGGAGAGCAAGGAGCCGAAGAAG AGCAGCGAATCCTGGTTCTCTCGCTGGCTGCCTGTGAAGAAAAGGACGGAAGCTTACTTGCCAGACGACAAGAACAAATCG ATCGTCTGGGATGAAAAGAAGAACCGGTGGGTGGACGTCAATGAACCGGAGGAGGAG AAGAAGGCTCCGCCCCCGCCTCCAACTGCCCTTCCCAAGGCTCCACAAGCTGCCCACCCTGTTCCCGGAGGGCCCCCCAGACCCACTGTGAACATCTATTCTAGAAAAGCAG CTGGAACCAGGGCACGCTACGTGGACGTTCTGAACCCGGGGGGCCCCCAGCGGAGCGAGCCGACCCTGGCTCCCACTGACCTCTTTGCACCCCTGGCCCCGCTTCCAATTCCGGCTCACCTGTTGGGCCCAAACGCAG ATGCAGAGGAGGTGCCGTCCCCCGAGGCAGCCAGCAGGGAGGGGCCGGCCAGGTCGGAGCCCGCCTCGGATCCCAAG GTGTTCGGGCCTGCAGTGGCGTTGCTCCCTGGACCTGAACTCCCAGCGTCTGGACTTGATGGTCCCCAGGGAGGAGAG GCTCCTGGTGCTCTCACCCCCGCgggggcccctcctggggccgGGGTGCCCTTCTACAACCCTGCTCAGTTTGCACAA GCCCCTGCCGCCTCAGGAAGCTCAAGGACGGGGAGGATCGGCCAGAGGAAGTACCCAGCGTTAAGCTAG